Proteins encoded in a region of the Flavobacterium sp. MDT1-60 genome:
- a CDS encoding DUF4960 domain-containing protein encodes MKKHINKYWTKVSVILSLLFMITACENSFESGGFDVNSPSNVTSFKIKGTSGEIDQKTGKISVTMPYGSDITAVTPEIVLQAGATSNLDITTPVNFTNPVTFRVINGNLYKDYTVTTVVLSPVKSFKINGVAATINDMSKTITMTLPEGTNLKTLQPVIELTDGVSISPASGTTIDFSNPVTFVITSNGKSVNYTAKVGVPVTGLVVAFLGTAATRAEITNMDEITAANWFFSTFSGAKYISFDSILNNTDLSAVDVIWWHFDSAANLPSVAYNPVVTAALKNFRANGGNLLLTSFASQYVDALGIVPSGKGPNNVFGDFPPNGFVDGNSWGMSFKGHENHPIFEGLTTYETGKANLLQSGTFRLNHTAWWFVPEWGGYVNGEGWRNQTGGTNLASEAWDNNLDGRVTIAEFPNSATNKNVVVISMGAYDWYNETNSSGTPSQANEFINNIKLLTQNSINYLAKK; translated from the coding sequence TATAAATAAATATTGGACCAAAGTGTCTGTGATATTGTCATTGCTTTTTATGATTACTGCCTGCGAAAATAGCTTTGAGAGTGGTGGTTTTGATGTCAATTCGCCTTCTAATGTTACTTCTTTTAAAATAAAAGGAACATCGGGTGAAATTGATCAGAAAACAGGAAAAATAAGTGTAACAATGCCTTATGGATCAGATATTACGGCAGTAACACCTGAAATTGTTTTACAAGCCGGAGCAACATCAAATCTGGATATAACAACGCCAGTCAATTTTACAAATCCGGTAACCTTTAGAGTAATAAATGGTAATTTGTATAAAGATTATACGGTTACGACCGTAGTTTTGAGTCCTGTTAAAAGTTTTAAAATCAATGGAGTTGCTGCAACAATTAATGATATGAGCAAAACTATTACAATGACTTTACCTGAAGGTACCAATTTAAAAACACTTCAACCTGTAATCGAATTAACCGATGGTGTTTCTATTTCACCGGCTTCAGGGACTACGATTGATTTTAGTAATCCGGTAACTTTTGTAATAACATCTAACGGAAAAAGTGTGAACTATACCGCTAAAGTTGGAGTTCCGGTAACAGGTTTAGTAGTTGCTTTTTTAGGAACAGCTGCTACAAGAGCTGAAATTACAAATATGGATGAAATTACGGCTGCTAATTGGTTCTTTTCAACTTTTAGCGGAGCCAAATATATTTCTTTCGATAGTATTTTAAATAATACCGATTTAAGTGCTGTTGATGTGATTTGGTGGCATTTTGATTCGGCTGCTAATTTACCTTCTGTTGCTTACAATCCTGTAGTAACAGCAGCTTTAAAGAATTTCAGAGCTAATGGAGGGAATTTACTTTTAACGTCTTTTGCCTCTCAATATGTAGATGCTTTAGGAATTGTTCCTTCAGGGAAAGGACCTAATAATGTTTTTGGAGATTTTCCTCCGAATGGATTTGTTGATGGAAACTCTTGGGGAATGTCTTTTAAAGGGCATGAAAATCATCCAATTTTTGAAGGATTAACAACTTATGAAACTGGAAAAGCAAATCTATTGCAAAGCGGAACTTTTAGACTAAACCATACCGCATGGTGGTTTGTACCGGAATGGGGAGGTTATGTTAATGGAGAAGGCTGGAGAAACCAAACAGGTGGAACTAATTTAGCCAGTGAGGCCTGGGATAATAATCTTGACGGAAGAGTTACCATTGCAGAATTTCCAAACAGCGCAACCAATAAAAATGTGGTAGTAATTTCGATGGGAGCCTACGACTGGTATAACGAAACCAATAGCAGTGGTACACCAAGCCAGGCTAATGAATTCATTAATAATATTAAGCTTTTGACACAAAACAGTATTAATTATCT